A window of Mangifera indica cultivar Alphonso chromosome 13, CATAS_Mindica_2.1, whole genome shotgun sequence contains these coding sequences:
- the LOC123194176 gene encoding formin-like protein 7, which produces MDLNGHQPPFWSQPKFPSMPRRRSSAPLLPLPILIVILPIIALLILFFILPLFLTVTWQIIRPYGTVKKGWDSLNIVLVLFAILCGIFARRNDDASNTDNNVKNVNQPHSQPWFGDQFSNIKNYDRPMGSSVNGSTRLRRSCSSYPDLRQDGLWETGEDRFRFFDDFDVQYRHRSDVDGGDNSCAQQVLRRTSSDFEEYSQVKDIPVDAFVIRSSHVSSPKSPTPPPPPPPPPPPIVRSRPSRAYQSVGRKDESASYSDKVKSQPTAAPPPPQPPQAPPPPPPVQMGYRSEHNYTKSERRKSNATKEIKMVFASLYNQRKRIKKKHRTKTFEEYGKSVHSPTEPRQYTTVPPPSPPPPPPPLPSHPSSVFQNLFKKSNKSKKVHSVPPPAPPPPPLPRSSKRRSQDLPPPPPPPPPPAPTTPPRPPSRRQNVAKSGKPPLPSRANNSYGDNLNSGNQSPLLPVPPPPPPPPFKIQEFKFVGRGDFLSLHSGRNSRCSSPELEEVDNDVPSTKESTDEKVEVMDGEDGVGSVCCPSPDVNIKADTFIARHKDGWRLEKMNSLKEKQKMG; this is translated from the coding sequence ATGGATTTAAACGGACACCAACCACCATTCTGGTCACAGCCCAAGTTCCCCTCCATGCCTCGCCGCCGCTCATCGGCTCCTCTCCTCCCTCTTCCAATTCTCATCGTAATCTTACCCATCATCGCTTTACTCATCCTCTTTTTTATACTTCCTCTATTTCTAACTGTAACTTGGCAAATTATTAGACCTTATGGTACTGTCAAGAAAGGCTGGGACTCCCTCAACATAGTCCTTGTCTTGTTCGCGATTCTCTGTGGCATCTTCGCCAGAAGAAATGACGACGCATCAAACACCGACAACAACGTTAAGAACGTCAACCAGCCACATTCGCAACCATGGTTCGGcgatcaattttcaaatataaaaaattacgatCGGCCTATGGGCTCATCGGTAAATGGCTCTACCCGGTTGAGGAGGAGCTGTAGCTCTTATCCAGATCTGAGACAAGACGGCTTGTGGGAAACCGGAGAAGATCGGTTCCggttttttgatgattttgatgttcaATACAGGCATCGCTCAGATGTTGATGGAGGAGATAACAGCTGTGCTCAACAAGTACTGCGAAGAACAAGTAGTGATTTTGAAGAATATTCTCAAGTTAAGGACATACCTGTAGATGCCTTTGTAATTCGATCTTCGCACGTGTCATCTCCAAAGTCACCGACGCCGCCGCCTCCTCCTCCACCACCTCCGCCACCTATAGTTCGTAGCAGACCTAGCAGAGCATATCAAAGTGTTGGTCGGAAAGATGAGTCTGCTAGTTATAGCGACAAAGTTAAATCGCAGCCAACAGCCGCTCCACCACCTCCACAGCCACCACAAGCACCTCCTCCTCCGCCACCCGTGCAAATGGGGTATAGATCGGAGCATAACTACACAAAAAGTGAACGTAGAAAAAGTAATGCGACCAAGGAGATTAAGATGGTTTTCGCTTCACTGtataatcaaagaaaaagaataaagaagaaaCACAGGACAAAAACTTTTGAGGAGTACGGTAAGTCTGTTCATTCTCCAACCGAACCACGTCAATATACAACCGTACCACCACCATCGCCGCCACCTCCGCCACCTCCACTCCCTTCACATCCTTCATCAGTCTTTCAAAACCTATTTAAAAAGAGCAACAAGAGTAAAAAAGTCCATTCAGTCCCTCCACCAGCTCCACCGCCACCTCCACTACCGCGTTCCTCAAAGAGAAGGAGCCAGGATCtgcctccacctccacctccacctcctcCACCAGCTCCAACAACACCGCCACGGCCGCCTTCAAGGAGGCAAAATGTGGCCAAAAGCGGCAAGCCACCCTTGCCGTCAAGAGCAAACAATTCGTACGGAGATAATCTGAATAGTGGGAACCAGTCTCCGTTACTTCCGGTGCCGCCTCCACCGCCACCGCCTCCGTTTAAAATTCAAGAATTTAAGTTTGTGGGACGCGGGGATTTTCTCAGCTTACATAGCGGTCGAAACTCTCGTTGCAGCTCTCCTGAGTTGGAGGAGGTGGATAATGATGTTCCGTCAACTAAGGAGTCAACAGACGAGAAAGTCGAAGTGATGGACGGTGAAGATGGAGTTGGCTCAGTGTGCTGTCCGAGTCCTGATGTCAACATTAAAGCTGATACCTTCATTGCGAGGCACAAAGATGGGTGGAGACTGGAGAAGATGAATTCACTGAAAGAGAAGCAGAAAATGGGCTGA
- the LOC123194773 gene encoding UBP1-associated proteins 1C, whose product MVWFQCEDCGENLKKPKLPNHFRICSASKLSCIDCGEIFGQQNVQSHTQCITEAEKYGPKGQNKVSNGTTPKSNKDSKQKPEVDINVGLSEQPPWFCSLCNTKATSRQTLLLHADGKKHRAKARAHHAANQPKQLEEAPDMKLSMENTLKSEVSYNKLVDEPKMQDFHTDETVHINSETVDGNLPSSKKRKHQASKTDGTRKKAGSEASGEGNGEVIQAEDAEMSSKKVKNSEPKEDKLAECRPTNTCEDFKTDVKWKKLIKSALKTSSGGVVKLKKLRKLVLKSLQESGIQGDKTQLSNMLDQKINSSSRFSVDGKYVRLVAKN is encoded by the exons ATGGTGTGGTTTCAGTGCGAAGACTGCGGTGAGAACCTCAAGAAGCCAAAGCTTCCCAATCACTTCAGGATTTGCTCTGCCTCCAAG ctATCTTGCATCGATTGTGGAGAGATATTCGGGCAGCAAAATGTTCAGAGCCACACACAGTGCATTACTGAAGCG gagaAATATGGTCCTAAGGGccaaaataaagtttcaaatgGTACCACTCCTAAGTCTAACAAGGACTCAAAGCAAAAACCTGAAGTTGATATAAATGTTGGGCTATCTGAACAACCTCCATGGTTTTGTAG cCTTTGTAACACCAAAGCTACCAGTAGGCAGACCTTGCTTCTTCATGCCGATGGAAAGAAGCACAGAGCAAAGGCCAGAGCACATCATGCTGCTAATCAACCCAAACAGTTGGAAGAAGCTCCAGATATGAAGCTTTCAATGGAAAACACTTTGAAGAGTGAAGTTTCCTACAATAAACTTGTAGACGAACCAAAAATGCAAGACTTTCATACAGATGAAACGGTGCATATAAATTCTGAAACAGTGGATGGAAACTTGCCATCTAGTAAAAAGAGAAAACACCAGGCATCTAAAACAGATGGTACGAGGAAAAAGGCTGGGAGTGAGGCTTCAGGTGAAGGCAATGGGGAAGTGATCCAGGCAGAAGACGCAGAGATGTCATCAAAGAAAGTTAAAAACAGTGAACCTAAAGAAGACAAGTTGGCTGAATGTAGACCTACCAACACCTGTGAAGACTTTAAAACAGACGTAAAATGGAAGAAGTTGATCAAGTCAGCCCTGAAAAct AGTTCAGGTGGAGTTGTGAAGTTGAAGAAACTGAGAAAACTTGTCCTGAAGTCTCTCCAGGAATCTGGCATCCAGGGAGATAAAACACAGCTCAGTAATATGCTTGATCAAAAG ATCAATTCAAGCTCCAGGTTCTCTGTTGATGGCAAATATGTCCGTCTTGTGGCcaaaaattga
- the LOC123194775 gene encoding uncharacterized protein LOC123194775 isoform X1 — translation MGQNTTMEEPGGSNDGPELVKSVSDKHLDLLRPSARYYSVFKGQIPDATTRDKGKYTLIGDPEDFQIGIYDKPLPCFGCGIGWFSFLLGFLFPLMWYYATFLYFGNYYRKDPRERAGLAASAFAAMGCSVVLLVVVAFQLL, via the exons ATGGGCCAAA ATACTACTATGGAGGAGCCAGGAGGTTCGAATGATGGCCCTGAGTTGGTGAAATCAGTCTCTGATAAGCATCTCGATCTTTTGAGGCCATCTGCACGATATTATTCTGTATTTAAAG GGCAAATACCAGATGCTACTACTCGGGACAAAGGCAAATATACCCTCATTGGAGATCCAGAGGACTTCCAAATAGGGATCTACGATAAGCCTCTTCCATGCTTTGGCTGTGGAATTGGATGGTTTTC TTTTCTTTTGGGATTCCTTTTTCCACTGATGTGGTACTATGCGACATTCCTTTATTTTGGAAATTACTATCGAAAAGATCCGAGGGAGCGAGCAGGCCTTGCTGCTTCTGCATTTGCT GCAATGGGATGCTCTGTTGTGTTGTTGGTCGTAGTGGCTTTTCAACTGCTGTAG
- the LOC123194775 gene encoding uncharacterized protein LOC123194775 isoform X2, with product MEEPGGSNDGPELVKSVSDKHLDLLRPSARYYSVFKGQIPDATTRDKGKYTLIGDPEDFQIGIYDKPLPCFGCGIGWFSFLLGFLFPLMWYYATFLYFGNYYRKDPRERAGLAASAFAAMGCSVVLLVVVAFQLL from the exons ATGGAGGAGCCAGGAGGTTCGAATGATGGCCCTGAGTTGGTGAAATCAGTCTCTGATAAGCATCTCGATCTTTTGAGGCCATCTGCACGATATTATTCTGTATTTAAAG GGCAAATACCAGATGCTACTACTCGGGACAAAGGCAAATATACCCTCATTGGAGATCCAGAGGACTTCCAAATAGGGATCTACGATAAGCCTCTTCCATGCTTTGGCTGTGGAATTGGATGGTTTTC TTTTCTTTTGGGATTCCTTTTTCCACTGATGTGGTACTATGCGACATTCCTTTATTTTGGAAATTACTATCGAAAAGATCCGAGGGAGCGAGCAGGCCTTGCTGCTTCTGCATTTGCT GCAATGGGATGCTCTGTTGTGTTGTTGGTCGTAGTGGCTTTTCAACTGCTGTAG
- the LOC123194774 gene encoding pre-mRNA cleavage factor Im 25 kDa subunit 1-like isoform X3 codes for MSVVANGGSQDNGTASDQSYVLDIHPLSSYAAHGLRTCVEAVILVELFKHPHLLLLEVRNSIFKLPGGRLRPGESDIYGLKRKLTRKLSLNEDGNEIDWEVGECLGMWWKPDFETLLFPYLPPNVKWPKERTKLFLVKLPVSQRFIIPKSLKLLAVPFCQIHENHKVETLFMIGNFDGYMGGLLRLNKTIVFF; via the exons ATGTCAGTTGTGGCAAACGGTGGCAGTCAAGACAATGGAACCGCCAGTGATCAGAGTTATGTTTTAGACATACATCCGCTCAGTAG ctacGCCGCTCATGGCTTGAGAACTTGTGTAGAAGCAGTTATTCTG GTTGAATTGTTCAAACACCCGCATTTATTGCTGCTGGAAGTAAGAAATTCCATCTTCAAGCTTCCTGGTGGTCGCTTAAGACCAGGTGAATCAG acatttatggattgaaacgTAAGCTAACGAGGAAACTTTCTCTTAATGAAGATGGCAACGAAATAGATTGGGAG GTGGGGGAATGCCTTGGTATGTGGTGGAAGCCTGATTTTGAAACATTGCTCTTTCCATACTTGCCTCCTAATGTAAAATGGCCAAAG GAGCGCACAAAGCTCTTTCTTGTGAAGCTACCAGTGAGCCAAAGGTTCATTATACCAAAAAGCCTGAAATTGCTTGCAGTTCCATTTTGCCAAATTCATGAAAATCACAAGGTAGAGACCCTTTTTATGATAGGTAATTTTGATGGATACATGGGTGGCCTATTGAGATTAAATAAGACAATTGTGTTTTTCTGA
- the LOC123194774 gene encoding pre-mRNA cleavage factor Im 25 kDa subunit 1-like isoform X2: MSVVANGGSQDNGTASDQSYVLDIHPLSRYYFGSKKPIPLKDETVHDRLQRMKSNYAAHGLRTCVEAVILVELFKHPHLLLLEVRNSIFKLPGGRLRPGESDIYGLKRKLTRKLSLNEDGNEIDWEVGECLGMWWKPDFETLLFPYLPPNVKWPKERTKLFLVKLPVSQRFIIPKSLKLLAVPFCQIHENHKTYGPVISSVSKFSFNIIDS, translated from the exons ATGTCAGTTGTGGCAAACGGTGGCAGTCAAGACAATGGAACCGCCAGTGATCAGAGTTATGTTTTAGACATACATCCGCTCAGTAGGTACTACTTTGGGTCCAAAAAACCCATTCCTCTGAAAGACGAGACTGTACATGATCGTCTTCAGAGGATGAAATCcaa ctacGCCGCTCATGGCTTGAGAACTTGTGTAGAAGCAGTTATTCTG GTTGAATTGTTCAAACACCCGCATTTATTGCTGCTGGAAGTAAGAAATTCCATCTTCAAGCTTCCTGGTGGTCGCTTAAGACCAGGTGAATCAG acatttatggattgaaacgTAAGCTAACGAGGAAACTTTCTCTTAATGAAGATGGCAACGAAATAGATTGGGAG GTGGGGGAATGCCTTGGTATGTGGTGGAAGCCTGATTTTGAAACATTGCTCTTTCCATACTTGCCTCCTAATGTAAAATGGCCAAAG GAGCGCACAAAGCTCTTTCTTGTGAAGCTACCAGTGAGCCAAAGGTTCATTATACCAAAAAGCCTGAAATTGCTTGCAGTTCCATTTTGCCAAATTCATGAAAATCACAAG ACATATGGACCAGTAATATCAAGTGTATCGAAATTCTCATTCAACATTATTGACTCTTAA
- the LOC123194774 gene encoding pre-mRNA cleavage factor Im 25 kDa subunit 1-like isoform X1, whose translation MSVVANGGSQDNGTASDQSYVLDIHPLSRYYFGSKKPIPLKDETVHDRLQRMKSNYAAHGLRTCVEAVILVELFKHPHLLLLEVRNSIFKLPGGRLRPGESDIYGLKRKLTRKLSLNEDGNEIDWEVGECLGMWWKPDFETLLFPYLPPNVKWPKERTKLFLVKLPVSQRFIIPKSLKLLAVPFCQIHENHKVETLFMIGNFDGYMGGLLRLNKTIVFF comes from the exons ATGTCAGTTGTGGCAAACGGTGGCAGTCAAGACAATGGAACCGCCAGTGATCAGAGTTATGTTTTAGACATACATCCGCTCAGTAGGTACTACTTTGGGTCCAAAAAACCCATTCCTCTGAAAGACGAGACTGTACATGATCGTCTTCAGAGGATGAAATCcaa ctacGCCGCTCATGGCTTGAGAACTTGTGTAGAAGCAGTTATTCTG GTTGAATTGTTCAAACACCCGCATTTATTGCTGCTGGAAGTAAGAAATTCCATCTTCAAGCTTCCTGGTGGTCGCTTAAGACCAGGTGAATCAG acatttatggattgaaacgTAAGCTAACGAGGAAACTTTCTCTTAATGAAGATGGCAACGAAATAGATTGGGAG GTGGGGGAATGCCTTGGTATGTGGTGGAAGCCTGATTTTGAAACATTGCTCTTTCCATACTTGCCTCCTAATGTAAAATGGCCAAAG GAGCGCACAAAGCTCTTTCTTGTGAAGCTACCAGTGAGCCAAAGGTTCATTATACCAAAAAGCCTGAAATTGCTTGCAGTTCCATTTTGCCAAATTCATGAAAATCACAAGGTAGAGACCCTTTTTATGATAGGTAATTTTGATGGATACATGGGTGGCCTATTGAGATTAAATAAGACAATTGTGTTTTTCTGA
- the LOC123194776 gene encoding mitogen-activated protein kinase kinase 2-like isoform X1 has product MKKGGGLNANFKLKLELAVPPPDEATFAAFLTRSGTFVDGDLLVNKDGVRIVSQSQSEAPPPIKPSDNQLNLEDMDYIKVIGKGNGGIVQLVQHKWTGQFFALKVIQMNIEESVRKQIAQELKINQFSQCPYVVVCYQSFYINGVISIILEYMDGGSLADFLKSVKSIPEPYLAAICKQVLRGLLYLHHEKHIIHRDLKPSNLLINHRGDVKVTDFGVSAIMARTSEEANSFVGTYNYMSPERISGGKYGYKSDIWSLGLVLLECATGQFPYSPQQEGWTNFYELMEAIVDQPAPCAPSDQYSPEFCSFISACVQKEPRDRLSTRKLLDIIVEGVHSFADYSLRPNVLENIVRAHILSIKLDTQVIG; this is encoded by the exons ATGAAGAAGGGAGGAGGCTTAAACGCTaatttcaagctcaagctcgagctcgccGTTCCTCCTCCTGATGAAGCCACCTTCGCTGCCTTCCT AACGAGAAGCGGTACGTTTGTGGACGGAGATCTGCTCGTTAACAAAGATGGAGTTCGGATTGTCTCTCAAAGTCAAAGTGAAGCT CCACCACCTATTAAACCATCAGACAACCAGTTGAATTTGGAAGATATGGACTATATTAAAGTTATTGGAAAGGGGAATGGTGGAATTGTGCAACTGGTGCAACACAAGTGGACTGGACAATTTTTTGCATTAAAG GTTATTCAAATGAATATTGAGGAGTCTGTACGGAAACAGATTGCacaagaattgaaaattaatcaattttcacAGTGTCCATATGTTGTGGTGTGTTACCAATCTTTCTACATTAATGGCGTCATTTCAATCATTTTGGAGTATATGGATGGTGGATCTCTAGCAGATTTTCTGAAAAGTGTTAAATCAATTCCAGAGCCATATCTAGCTGCCATCTGTAAGCAG GTGCTAAGGGGTTTGTTATATCTTCATCATGAAAAACACATAATCCACAGGGATTTGAAGCCTTCTAATTTGTTGATAAACCATAGAGGGGATGTCAAGGTTACTGATTTTGGTGTGAGTGCAATAATGGCACGCACATCCGAAGAGGCCAATAGTTTTGTTGGCACATACAACTACATGTCT CCTGAGAGGATTAGTGGGGGCAAATATGGGTATAAAAGTGATATTTGGAGCTTGGGATTAGTATTGCTTGAGTGTGCAACCGGTCAATTCCCATACTCTCCACAACAGGAAGGATGGACTAATTTTTATGAGCTTATGGAAGCCATTGTTGACCAACCAGCACCTTGTGCACCTTCTGATCAATATTCTCCAGAGTTTTGCTCATTTATTTCTGCATg TGTACAAAAGGAACCAAGAGACAGACTGTCAACTAGGAAACTTTTG GACATAATTGTTGAAGGAGTTCACAGTTTTGCAGACTATAGTTTGAGACCAAATGTTTTGGAAAATATAGTAAGAGCACacattttaagtataaaattgGATACACAGGTGATTGGGTGA
- the LOC123194776 gene encoding mitogen-activated protein kinase kinase 2-like isoform X2 — MKKGGGLNANFKLKLELAVPPPDEATFAAFLTRSGTFVDGDLLVNKDGVRIVSQSQSEAPPPIKPSDNQLNLEDMDYIKVIGKGNGGIVQLVQHKWTGQFFALKVIQMNIEESVRKQIAQELKINQFSQCPYVVVCYQSFYINGVISIILEYMDGGSLADFLKSVKSIPEPYLAAICKQVLRGLLYLHHEKHIIHRDLKPSNLLINHRGDVKVTDFGVSAIMARTSEEANSFVGTYNYMSPERISGGKYGYKSDIWSLGLVLLECATGQFPYSPQQEGWTNFYELMEAIVDQPAPCAPSDQYSPEFCSFISACVQKEPRDRLSTRKLLAHPFVSMYDDLHIDLSSYFAGSPLATDQN, encoded by the exons ATGAAGAAGGGAGGAGGCTTAAACGCTaatttcaagctcaagctcgagctcgccGTTCCTCCTCCTGATGAAGCCACCTTCGCTGCCTTCCT AACGAGAAGCGGTACGTTTGTGGACGGAGATCTGCTCGTTAACAAAGATGGAGTTCGGATTGTCTCTCAAAGTCAAAGTGAAGCT CCACCACCTATTAAACCATCAGACAACCAGTTGAATTTGGAAGATATGGACTATATTAAAGTTATTGGAAAGGGGAATGGTGGAATTGTGCAACTGGTGCAACACAAGTGGACTGGACAATTTTTTGCATTAAAG GTTATTCAAATGAATATTGAGGAGTCTGTACGGAAACAGATTGCacaagaattgaaaattaatcaattttcacAGTGTCCATATGTTGTGGTGTGTTACCAATCTTTCTACATTAATGGCGTCATTTCAATCATTTTGGAGTATATGGATGGTGGATCTCTAGCAGATTTTCTGAAAAGTGTTAAATCAATTCCAGAGCCATATCTAGCTGCCATCTGTAAGCAG GTGCTAAGGGGTTTGTTATATCTTCATCATGAAAAACACATAATCCACAGGGATTTGAAGCCTTCTAATTTGTTGATAAACCATAGAGGGGATGTCAAGGTTACTGATTTTGGTGTGAGTGCAATAATGGCACGCACATCCGAAGAGGCCAATAGTTTTGTTGGCACATACAACTACATGTCT CCTGAGAGGATTAGTGGGGGCAAATATGGGTATAAAAGTGATATTTGGAGCTTGGGATTAGTATTGCTTGAGTGTGCAACCGGTCAATTCCCATACTCTCCACAACAGGAAGGATGGACTAATTTTTATGAGCTTATGGAAGCCATTGTTGACCAACCAGCACCTTGTGCACCTTCTGATCAATATTCTCCAGAGTTTTGCTCATTTATTTCTGCATg TGTACAAAAGGAACCAAGAGACAGACTGTCAACTAGGAAACTTTTG GCACATCCTTTTGTGAGCATGTATGACGACCTGCACATAGATCTGTCCTCTTACTTCGCAGGATCTCCACTTGCAACCGATCAAAACTAG